GATGAAATGAAGTCATGATATATTCATAGCCATAATTTCTTGCAGAGTCTTACTTAAGtcttttctacgggatttctcTAATGCTTCACATAAAACAAAGAACCATCTTTGTTTATCAGCTCTAGACTCAAATAAGTTCATTAATTGTGAAGCCTTGGATGGcaaactattataattagtatcaaTTTCATCTATCTTACATTCCCGGATTTTAAGATTTCTTCCCAAGTCACGCCAAAAGCTTCCAATTTCTTCTATGATTGTTTCTCTAATTCTAAGCATTTTTTTTGGACTCAATGCACCAAAAGGATAATTTTGTAGACAGCTTTCTTTATTTTCTGTCATATGTTGCTTAATAGATGTCATTGGTATATTCTCAATaactaaaatgtaaacaataatcaATGAAATCGAGACGctactaaacaaaatataataataaaaatcaaatggctatatataactaaacgagaataaaaaaataaaacttaccatattgattaatatatccttTTGAAATATGATTAACTTCATAGTCACATATTCTTTCTAAAAGATCGTCATTGTTAATTCTACGAGCGATTTCTTTTAAAGGTCCGACATCATCTTCCGATAGAACATTCCTAATTTCTAATATGTTAATTAACTGCCCTATTGTATTAATTTGTTCAAATCTTCTATCAGAATCTACATCATCTTTATAGAAttctttcaatttattaagtatatgaatATGGTTTTCACATTTACCTACATCAAACACAATTTGTTGCTTTAATTTCGTAAATTCTGATaaagtcatttttatataaagatgaaAATTCTTAActcattcatatattatttcctACTTGTTTATGAAATTACGAATAGTTACGCTTAcgataatattttgacattagtTCTATTTTACGCTATAAATCTCTATATTATACCTGAATTCATACTTAATTTCACatcattatatttcaaatgtaatgAACTATTCAAATTTGTCTTTTGTTAGaataattgtaagtaaaataatattcggattttaatatcaatgattttatatgaaaaggtttaaattataattaatattgcaatACAACACGACTGTTGAACGGAAcgtattaaagttatttttgaatggGGTTTTCCAAAATAGCACATTGATTGAGTTATTGTAGTGCTGGGTCATTCCTGTAtttacgtaaaacgaaacgaatcagttatttacatttacaaaacagTTATTTGAAACGGTTATAAAAAAACCGGTTTGTTTTCATAGGTTCGAGAACTTACTATACTTACGATACTTTACTGAAGTAATGTATATTCAACGCTggagtcatattatataattttgaaaatagtcgactttataatttatttggattaattcTCCGTTAGGCTCCGTgcttatttgcattaaaaaaaaaaagttaagaaatatttttaaattatttgtaatttcaactaTTACGGCTGAGGATTAcccgattaataatattaataagcagtCAATactaaatctgtaataaaaaaataataagcgtaTAAGGAGCctacgaaaacatttttttttgtttcgtaatttttattgattcttctacaaccaaatttgtattgtatatctTTAACaataagattcattgtagcatattcgttacttcaaatccaaagtagtatcttataactggtttaatattcatacaataatagtccttacgACCATCAAAATAgagtgtttagtcagttacacATGATCTAAAACGTTTCGCGAAGCAGTACCAAAACGACGGCCGCCGGTGCCGAGTGTCGTCTCGTTCGTTTTAAACATAGATAACACATATACACTGGTTTTAAAGCTATATAGTCCTATAATCAAGAAACAGTTCGTtggttctttataaaataactagttcTTAAAACCGATTCTGAAAAAAACTCCTATCACTAAGTTATTGTGTCAtctaaaatataggtataatacAATGTGCATTTTACACTGATGATTTTATTCGGCTGTGGTTCTGAAGGTATTTAAATACGCAGCTTTTTCATACGCAAtgaaaaaacacaaaatttcaACCGCgtcaaattttttttcaattttagctATCAACTTTTGTTATAAATGGTATTACTGCATATAGCGTTACCCAGAAGCAGAACTATATGATATCAAATTATGTATtgataaattcattaattaaaaaaatgtatgtaagcCCGGTCCATAATACCGGAAATAATAAATACGCTAAATTCTACTACctgtgatataataattatatggcGAAACATGGATTCACACAAAATTAACAGCAGActcaataaattgaatattctgTTCTtcggaattttattattcaatatctcAAAAACGGATATCTCAAAAAGTGatgaatattgttttgttttacgttatattcatttttaagatGTTGCAAGATGGACCGGAGTTTTGCTTTCGGAACTAGTTAGTGGgtgtatctatctatatctactATGCGACTCTTagtagatatagatagataaatacaaaataagacaaaaatatactatgttttttatcatattgtaataataatttctgtTACTTTGAGTTAAAAGAAAACACCATATtgacaatataaatacttaacgaactattattattatttaatttaattaactaattactattttaaatagaaataactaACTCTCGAAATTATTTAGTCGTTTAATttctaagaataattaattgttgaacgtttttttagaaaatgtaCCTAATTACGttacatgttttattattaagataaaataaaatgtgacaATGAAAAAGAAACCTAGATGGGCGATCCTTGAGGAAACTCTCATGGTAcataaattgaaacaatatcGGTTAATTTCTGTCTATcttttgttgaaaaaatattccC
The window above is part of the Vanessa tameamea isolate UH-Manoa-2023 chromosome 6, ilVanTame1 primary haplotype, whole genome shotgun sequence genome. Proteins encoded here:
- the LOC113393220 gene encoding fas-associated death domain protein-like is translated as MTLSEFTKLKQQIVFDVGKCENHIHILNKLKEFYKDDVDSDRRFEQINTIGQLINILEIRNVLSEDDVGPLKEIARRINNDDLLERICDYEVNHISKGYINQYVIENIPMTSIKQHMTENKESCLQNYPFGALSPKKMLRIRETIIEEIGSFWRDLGRNLKIRECKIDEIDTNYNSLPSKASQLMNLFESRADKQRWFFVLCEALEKSRRKDLSKTLQEIMAMNIS